A section of the Delphinus delphis chromosome 1, mDelDel1.2, whole genome shotgun sequence genome encodes:
- the LOC132427794 gene encoding aflatoxin B1 aldehyde reductase member 4 produces the protein MLSTLFRAVARAAVRCARTPRPPEARTAATAAAMSRGPRATSGSPVRPATVLGTMEMGRRMDAPASAAAVRAFLERGHTELDTAFMYSDGQSESILGGLGLGLGGGDCKVKIATKANPWEGKSLKPDSLRSQLETSLKRLQCPHVDLFYLHAPDHGTPVEETLRACHQLHQEGKFVELGLSNYAAWEVAEICTLCKSNNWILPTVYQGMYNATTRQVETELFPCIRHFGLRFYAYNPLAGGLLTGKYKYEDKDRKQPVGRFFGTNWAEIYRNRFWKEHHFEAIALVEKALQAAYGPSAPSMTSAALRWMYHHSQLQGAHGDAVILGMSSLEQLEQNLVATEEGPLEPAIVQAFDQAWHLVAHECPSYFR, from the exons ATGCTGAGCACCTTGTTTCGCGCCGTGGCCCGCGCCGCCGTCCGCTGCGCTCGTACCCCCCGGCCACCCGAGGCTCGCACCGCCGCCACCGCAGCCGCCATGTCCCGGGGCCCGCGGGCCACCTCAGGCTCCCCTGTCCGGCCCGCCACCGTGCTGGGCACCATGGAGATGGGGCGCCGCATGGACGCGCCCGCCAGCGCCGCGGCAGTGCGCGCCTTTCTGGAGCGCGGCCACACTGAGCTGGACACGGCCTTCATGTACAGCGACGGCCAGTCCGAGAGCATCCTGGGCGGCCTGGGGCTCGGGCTGGGCGGCGGCGACTGCAAAG TGAAAATCGCTACCAAGGCCAATCCCTGGGAAGGGAAGTCGCTGAAGCCTGATAGCCTCCGGTCCCAACTGGAGACGTCACTAAAGCGGCTGCAGTGTCCGCACGTTGACCTCTTCTATCTACATGCACCGGACCACGGCACCCCTGTGGAAGAGACACTGCGTGCCTGCCACCAGCTGCACCAGGAG GGCAAGTTTGTGGAGCTTGGCCTCTCCAACTATGCCGCCTGGGAAGTGGCCGAGATCTGTACCCTGTGCAAGAGCAACAACTGGATCCTGCCCACCGTGTACCAG GGCATGTACAACGCCACTACCCGGCAGGTGGAGACAGAGCTCTTCCCCTGCATCAGGCATTTTGGACTGAGGTTCTACGCCTACAACCCTTTGGCTG GGGGCCTGCTGACCGGCAAGTACAAGTATGAGGACAAGGACAGGAAGCAACCTGTGGGCCGCTTCTTTGGGACCAATTGGGCAGAGATCTACAGGAATCG CTTCTGGAAGGAACACCACTTCGAGGCCATTGCCCTGGTGGAGAAGGCCCTGCAGGCTGCGTATGGCCCCAGTGCCCCCAGCATGACCTCGGCCGCCCTCCGGTGGATGTACCACCATTCACAGCTCCAG GGTGCCCACGGGGACGCGGTCATCCTGGGCATGTCCAGCCTGGAGCAGCTGGAACAGAACTTGGTGGCCACTGAAGAAGGGCCCCTAGAGCCAGCCATCGTGCAGGCCTTTGATCAGGCCTGGCACCTGGTTGCCCATGAATGTCCCAGCTACTTCCGCTAG